The Drechmeria coniospora strain ARSEF 6962 chromosome 02, whole genome shotgun sequence genome has a segment encoding these proteins:
- a CDS encoding cytochrome c oxidase assembly protein, protein MKHRNKAADCLREPLAGTLPTKCQQLKKGYGDCKRGMVDMRKRFRGNMPVTYKTLEGASEGGKGYQMYAGKPAFAGGVKETSGNEPIPPDWRDVENEKYRLEQQQQQQQPAK, encoded by the coding sequence ATGAAGCATCGCAACAAGGCGGCCGACTGCCTCCGCGAACCGCTCGCCGGCACGTTGCCGACCAAGTGCCAGCAGCTGAAGAAGGGCTACGGCGACTGCAAGCGTGGCATGGTCGACATGCGCAAGCGCTTCCGCGGCAACATGCCCGTCACCTACAAGACGCTCGAGGGCGCATccgagggcggcaagggCTACCAGATGTACGCGGGCAAGCCAGCCTTTGCGGGCGGCGTCAAGGAGACGAGTGGAAACGAACCGATTCCGCCGGACTGGCGGGACGTGGAGAACGAAAAGTATCggctcgagcagcagcagcagcagcagcaaccggCCAAGTGA